A genomic stretch from Asterias rubens chromosome 19, eAstRub1.3, whole genome shotgun sequence includes:
- the LOC117302879 gene encoding pyrimidine-specific ribonucleoside hydrolase RihA-like isoform X1: MSGGEQIEMIIDCDPGVDDAVAIMMALSQPSVNLLGLTCVGGNTPIDNVLRNALRVLRLCERTDVPVFRGSGSSLLHDSIKDAHHVHGSDGLGGVPDPDPPSLDLIQSEHAVHAMIRMTKEKPGQVTMVAIGPLTNLALAIRLDPGFTGTLKKLVIMGGNTEGSGSMTDAAEFNFFSDPEAAHIVLQDVKCPTIVVGWETCLKNGLSWEWFDKWSATPTPKGKFINAILAGHFMKYERGKAKRPLFKVCDALAMAIVIHPEMVLESVTCPVMIELGGRVTRGQMVQRMKNTEGLPLGPEVEVVMWCNTEIFREMFEDILKD; this comes from the exons ATGTCAGGAGGGGAGCAGATCGAGATGATAATTGACTGTGACCCTGGTGTCGACGATGCCGTGGCCATCATGATGGCGCTGTCTCAACCCAGTGTGAATCTACTTGGACTCACCTGCGTTGGTGGAAACACACCCATTGATAACGTACTCAGGAATGCACTCAGGGTGTTGAGATTGTGTGAAAGGACTGAT GTGCCAGTGTTTAGAGGGTCAGGTAGTTCCCTACTTCATGACTCAATCAAAGATGCTCATCATGTACATGGCTCTGATGGTCTCGGAGGTGTTCCAGATCCAGACCCGCCCAGCCTTGATCTCATCCAATCAGAGCACGCCGTCCACGCCATGATTCGCATGACAAAAGAGAAGCCTGGTCAGGTGACCATGGTGGCCATTGGACCGCTGACCAACCTGGCCCTCGCGATTCGACTGGACCCGGGTTTCACCGGTACACTGAAGAAGCTGGTAATCATGGGAGGCAATACAGAAG GATCTGGGAGTATGACAGATGCGGCAGAGTTTAACTTCTTCAGTGACCCTGAGGCGGCTCACATAGTATTGCAAGACGTCAAATGTCCAACAATAGTTGTTGGCTGGGAAACATGTCTGAAGAACGGATTATCTTGG GAATGGTTTGACAAATGGTCTGCGACTCCCACACCCAAGGGAAAGTTCATAAACGCTATCCTAGCGGGCCACTTTATGAAGTATGAGAGAGGCAAGGCCAAGCGACCTCTCTTCAAGGTTTGCGATGCCCTGGCCATGGCGATCGTGATCCATCCGGAGATGGTCCTCGAGTCCGTTACCTGTCCTGTCATGATCGAGCTTGGAGGTCGGGTCACAAGGGGTCAGATGGTCCAACGGATGAAGAACACAGAGGGCCTGCCACTGGGGCCAGAGGTCGAAGTGGTGATGTGGTGCAACACAGAAATCTTCAGAGAGATGTTTGAGGACATTCTGAAAGATTAG
- the LOC117303363 gene encoding 39S ribosomal protein L21, mitochondrial-like encodes MAAFVKSLQAFSAARKLSGISLCSDLKLIQRVFSTHLLRTNIPCLVSTKPRCLQCTGNSLRLLRQTSSASNTSVIEQELPKDVLQKVESEIQSNQSRLFAVVYVAGQQFKVTTDDLIQIQQHITADVGERICLGKILLVGSDNFSLIGKPLLSPEQVRVEATVIEKTKSQKKIVFKMRQRTRFRKYREVYGDLSVLRINSIEVAPH; translated from the exons ATGGCAGCCTTCGTGAAAAGTTTACAAGCATTTTCGGCTGCAAGAAAACTATCTGGTATTTCACTATGTAGTGACCTAAAACTGATACAGCGAGTGTTTTCAACAC ATTTATTAAGAACAAACATCCCTTGTTTAGTGTCAACCAAGCCACGATGCCTCCAATGCACAGGAAATTCATTGAG GTTACTGAGGCAGACTTCATCAGCATCAAACACATCAGTTATTGAACAGGAATTACCAAAAG ATGTACTTCAGAAGGTGGAATCAGAGATCCAGTCTAATCAGAGTCGACTCTTTGCGGTGGTTTACGTAGCCGGCCAACAGTTCAAGGTCACCACTGATGACCTCATTCAAATACAGCAGCACATCACGGCAGACGTCGGAGAAAGAATTTGCTTGGGAAAG ATACTGCTTGTTGGAAGTGATAATTTCAGTCTCATCGGAAAACCCCTTCTAAG TCCAGAGCAAGTGAGAGTTGAAGCCACAGTCATTGAGAAGACCAAAAGTCAGAAGAAAATCGTCTTTAAGATGAGACAACGGACACGATTTAGGAAATACCGTG AGGTGTATGGGGATCTATCTGTGCTCAGAATTAACAGCATTGAGGTGGCACCACACTGA
- the LOC117302879 gene encoding probable uridine nucleosidase 2 isoform X2: MSGGEQIEMIIDCDPGVDDAVAIMMALSQPSVNLLGLTCVGGNTPIDNVLRNALRVLRLCERTDVPVFRGSGSSLLHDSIKDAHHVHGSDGLGGVPDPDPPSLDLIQSEHAVHAMIRMTKEKPGQVTMVAIGPLTNLALAIRLDPGFTGTLKKLVIMGGNTEGSGSMTDAAEFNFFSDPEAAHIVLQDVKCPTIVVGWETCLKNGLSWEWYDKWSSSQSPKATFVNNITRSMADRMRNRSMRKLFLLCDPLAMAVAIDQGVVTASDHLPVFIEMQGTVTRGQMVSVVKNTQGLELGPKIEIVKRCRIETLAAMYEQATS, from the exons ATGTCAGGAGGGGAGCAGATCGAGATGATAATTGACTGTGACCCTGGTGTCGACGATGCCGTGGCCATCATGATGGCGCTGTCTCAACCCAGTGTGAATCTACTTGGACTCACCTGCGTTGGTGGAAACACACCCATTGATAACGTACTCAGGAATGCACTCAGGGTGTTGAGATTGTGTGAAAGGACTGAT GTGCCAGTGTTTAGAGGGTCAGGTAGTTCCCTACTTCATGACTCAATCAAAGATGCTCATCATGTACATGGCTCTGATGGTCTCGGAGGTGTTCCAGATCCAGACCCGCCCAGCCTTGATCTCATCCAATCAGAGCACGCCGTCCACGCCATGATTCGCATGACAAAAGAGAAGCCTGGTCAGGTGACCATGGTGGCCATTGGACCGCTGACCAACCTGGCCCTCGCGATTCGACTGGACCCGGGTTTCACCGGTACACTGAAGAAGCTGGTAATCATGGGAGGCAATACAGAAG GATCTGGGAGTATGACAGATGCGGCAGAGTTTAACTTCTTCAGTGACCCTGAGGCGGCTCACATAGTATTGCAAGACGTCAAATGTCCAACAATAGTTGTTGGCTGGGAAACATGTCTGAAGAACGGATTATCTTGG GAGTGGTACGACAAGTGGTCCTCCAGTCAGTCACCCAAAGCCACCTTTGTGAATAACATAACAAGATCGATGGCTGACAGGATGCGTAACCGGAGCATGCGTAAACTCTTCTTACTGTGCGACCCGCTCGCGATGGCTGTGGCTATCGATCAGGGGGTAGTGACCGCGTCGGACCACTTGCCGGTCTTCATCGAGATGCAAGGGACGGTCACACGGGGTCAGATGGTCAGCGTTGTCAAAAACACTCAGGGACTGGAACTCGGACCGAAGATTGAGATTGTAAAACGTTGTCGGATTGAAACATTAGCGGCCATGTACGAGCAGGCTACTAGCTGA
- the LOC117303362 gene encoding probable uridine nucleosidase 1, protein MSGGEKIEMIIDCDPGVDDAVAIMMALTQPSVNLLGLTCVGGNTPIDNVLRNALRVLRVCNKPSIPVYRGSAISLVCLNHLIFENVHGSDGLGDVPDPDPPSLDLVQSEHAVHAMIRMTKEKPGQVTMVAIGPLTNLALAIRLDPGFTGRLKKLVIMGGNTEGSGSMTDAAEFNFCMDPEAAHIVLSDVRCPTTVIGWETCINNRLPTEWFKNNMPQSRTPRGAFMNAILSDHHLKLNLGTVPDTLAMAVAIRPEIVLKSLTCPVIIELGGQVTRGQMVKRVMNTERLPRGPEVEVVICCDNNIFKQLFGDILERS, encoded by the exons ATGTCAGGAGGGGAGAAGATTGAGATGATAATTGACTGTGACCCTGGGGTCGACGATGCGGTGGCCATCATGATGGCGCTGACTCAACCCAGTGTGAATCTACTTGGACTCACCTGCGTTGGTGGAAACACACCCATTGATAACGTACTCAGGAATGCACTCAGGGTGTTGAGAGTTTGCAATAAGCCAAGC ATTCCCGTTTACAGAGGATCAGCGATCTCTTTAGTGTGCCTAAACCATCTAATTTTCGAAAATGTTCATGGCTCTGATGGTCTCGGGGACGTTCCAGATCCAGACCCACCCAGCCTTGATCTCGTCCAATCAGAGCATGCCGTCCATGCCATGATTCGCATGACAAAGGAGAAGCCTGGTCAGGTGACCATGGTGGCCATTGGACCGCTGACCAACCTGGCCCTCGCGATTCGACTGGACCCGGGGTTCACCGGTAGACTGAAGAAGCTGGTAATCATGGGAGGCAACACAGAAG GATCTGGTAGTATGACTGACGCAGCAGAGTTTAACTTCTGCATGGATCCAGAGGCAGCCCACATAGTGCTGAGCGATGTGCGATGTCCAACAACAGTCATAGGTTGGGAAACGTGCATCAACAACAGACTGCCCACG GAATGGTTTAAGAACAACATGCCCCAGTCTCGGACTCCAAGAGGAGCTTTCATGAACGCCATCCTCTCCGATCACCATCTGAAACTAAACCTCGGCACAGTGCCCGACACCTTGGCGATGGCCGTTGCCATCCGCCCAGAGATAGTTCTCAAGTCGCTGACCTGCCCTGTCATAATAGAGCTCGGCGGTCAGGTCACCAGAGGCCAGATGGTCAAACGGGTGATGAACACAGAGCGCCTGCCACGAGGGCCAGAGGTCGAGGTGGTGATTTGCTGTGATAATAATATATTCAAACAGCTTTTTGGTGACATACTGGAGAGGTCTTAG
- the LOC117303122 gene encoding TBC1 domain family member 15-like isoform X2 yields MMASGDVETQVLYEQSGVFIHTTQDEAGDVLFGGKIQVIRKSDGAYIEWNPIREIENHSPEKTETDWTVVNAVSYQRENSKVTENVTVAQPSRRSRYAMSFPLVDTKTIRRSKRGLGWSYLMFVLKDGVSLPPLHFHEGGSTALVKELKKHVIISTNLTDSCQLIVLPHNTDALTQSFTELKIMGETSATKFFKDPYTATMGGFSKVTNFLRDTLTTPTASRPFDEYAELMADLPSILSVNSEAEQSYEMVVPESRLGPRPEVERRDPLTKAEWESHLDKEGRVIEVPELLKKIFQGGMDPSIRRDVWKFILKYYPWNSTRTERIALRKRKEDEYFCMKAQWKTITPEQEKRFSTIRERKNIIDKDVIRTDRTHAYYEGEHNPHLEILNDVLMTYCQYNFDLGYVQGMSDLLSPILMIMEKEVDAFWCFAGFLDELGLVMNFDMEQEGMRNQLMQLNSMMQIVDPKLYSYLQSKECSNLYFCFRWLLIWFKREFTMDNICRVWEVMWTGLPCKNFHFLMCLAILDGERDLLERENYDFNDILKHVNELSFHIDIEVILRRAEGIYLQLLEYPDLPQALRDVIGLTLEENGTAEDGSHASESSIEVLADPSE; encoded by the exons ATGATGGCATCAGGAGATGTAGAG ACGCAGGTGTTATACGAACAGAGTGGTGTGTTCATACACACAACTCAAGATGAAGCTGGTGATGTTCTGTTCGGAGGAAAGATCCAGGTGATCAGAAAG AGTGATGGAGCGTACATTGAGTGGAACCCGATCAGGGAGATCGAGAATCATAGCCCAGAGAAAACTGAGACTGACTGGACCGTTGTAAACGCAGTCAGTTACCAGAGAGAAAACAGCAAAGTAACAG AGAATGTGACTGTTGCACAGCCAAGTCGACGAAGCCGTTATGCAATGAGCTTTCCCTTAGTGGACACTAAGACCATCCGTCGTTCCAAGCGTGGTCTGGGCTGGTCGTACCTCATGTTCGTGCTCAAGGACGGGGTGTCGTTACCCCCGCTGCATTTCCACGAGGGGGGCAGCACGGCGCTGGTTAAAGAACTGAAGAAGCACGTTATTATTTCCAC AAATCTTACAGATTCTTGCCAGTTGATTGTGCTACCACACAACACAGACGCTCTGACGCAGTCTTTTACTGAGCTAAAGATCATGGGCGAGACTTCCGCAACC AAGTTCTTCAAGGACCCGTATACCGCAACAATGGGTGGGTTCTCCAAAGTGACCAACTTCTTGCGTGATACTTTGACGACGCCCACAGCCAGCCGACCCTTCGATGAGTATGCCGAGCTGATGGCCGATCTGCCCAGTATATTATCCGTCAACTCAGAGGCCGAAcagagctatgaaatggttGTCCCAGAG AGCAGACTGGGTCCAAGACCGGAGGTTGAACGGAGGGACCCCCTGACGAAGGCGGAGTGGGAGAGCCATTTGGACAAAGAGGGACGGGTTATTGAAGTCCCTGAATTGCTTAAGAAGATTTTCCAAGGG GGTATGGACCCGTCGATAAGGAGGGACGTCTGGAAGTTTATCTTGAAATACTATCCCTGGAATTCCACAAGGACAGAAAGGATAGCactaagaaaaagaaaaga GGATGAATATTTCTGCATGAAGGCCCAGTGGAAGACGATCACCCCGGAGCAAGAGAAAAGATTTTCCACAATCCGTGAGAGGAAGAACATCATAG ACAAGGATGTAATACGAACGGACAGGACGCACGCATACTATGAAGGGGAGCATAATCCACACCTTGAAATACTCAATGATGTTCTCATGACATACTGTCAATATAACTTTGACCTTG GTTATGTCCAGGGGATGAGCGATCTGTTGTCACCCATTCTGATGATCATGGAGAAGGAGGTTGATGCCTTCTGGTGCTTTGCAGGATTTCTTGATGAACTGGGTCTG GTCATGAACTTTGACATGGAGCAGGAAGGCATGAGGAACCAGCTGATGCAACTCAACAGCATGATGCAGATTGTGGACCCTAAACTCTACAGCTATCTTC aaTCCAAAGAATGCAGTAATCTTTACTTCTGTTTCCGATGGCTCCTCATCTGGTTCAAGAGAGAGTTTACAATGGATAATATCTGCCGAGTCTGGGAG GTTATGTGGACTGGCCTCCCGTGTAAGAATTTCCATTTCTTGATGTGTCTGGCCATTTTGGACGGAGAGCGAGACCTTCTTGAGAGGGAGAACTACGACTTCAATGACATCTTAAAG CATGTCAATGAGCTGTCATTCCACATTGACATTGAGGTGATACTCCGAAGGGCCGAGGGAATCTACCTACAGCTCCTGGAGTATCCAGACCTCCCTCAGGCTCTCAGGGATGTTATCGGATTAACTCTAGAGGAGAACGGAACGGCGGAGGATGGTTCCCACGCATCAGAGAGCAGCATCGAGGTACTGGCCGACCCGTCAGAATGA
- the LOC117303118 gene encoding sodium/myo-inositol cotransporter 2-like — translation MLWFPVGASLFASNIGSEHFIGLAGSGATSGIAVAAFELNALVIVQLLGWIFLPVYLAGGIFTMPDYLQKRFGGKRIQMYISLLSLALYIFTKISVDLYSGALFIEQALHWNLYVAILSLLAITALYTVTGGLAAVIFTDTLQAVIMLIGATVLCIMSFIEVGGYSEMKEKFLSPLAYANISKLDPSNDCGKAPNDSFSLLREPSDDELPWPGFIFGQSIASLWYWATDQVIVQRALAAKNLSHGQGGTLMAGVLKISPMFLIVMPGMISRVLYPDVVACVDPDVCLAACNNAAGCSNLAYPLLVMKILPIGVKGLMLAVMLSALMSSLTSIFNSGSTIFTMDVWRNLRKFPSDAEMKSLDLKTRRKKELELMIVGRVFVLVLVCVSVLWVPVVQQSQGGQLFQYIQEISAYLSPPIASVFVLGIAWERINEQGAFSGLMCGLAVGITRMILDFIYEKPACGMMDERPLVVQKLQFHYMYFALLLFGITCIVAICISYATRKVPKEYLYRLTYNTRFNTKERLDINNLHKRRKTPLDRNGTDNLSMEVIEVKKGSEGSSIDDEGYDANPQNGKDVEKYLEAGNDDMTAPVDVRISRSSSDTEASTSHSLCWKFYNWFCGFSTNSPEEKMTAARRRLVERKLMSKLHQTKRDKVILNTFLVVILSVAVFLYSFWA, via the exons ATGTTGTGGTTTCCG GTTGGGGCATCGCTATTTGCAAGTAACATCGGCAGTGAACATTTCATAGGACTAGCTGGTTCTGGAGCTACCTCTGGTATTGCAGTGGCTGCATTCGAACTCAAC GCGTTGGTGATAGTCCAGTTACTAGGATGGATATTTCTACCTGTCTACTTAGCTGGAGGGATCTTTACAATGCCAGACTATCTCCAGAAGAGGTTTGGTGGCAAGAGGATCCAGATGTACATATCCCTCCTCTCACTAGCACTCTACATCTTCACTAAGATCTCG GTTGATCTCTACTCAGGAGCACTGTTCATTGAGCAGGCCTTACATTGGAATCTTTATGTGGCTATTCTATCTCTCCTGGCTATAACTGCATTGTACACAGTGACAG GTGGACTAGCTGCAGTTATTTTCACCGATACCCTTCAAGCTGTTATAATGCTAATAGGAGCAACGGTGCTGTGTATCATGA GTTTCATCGAGGTAGGAGGTTACTCTGAAATGAAGGAGAAGTTCCTATCTCCATTGGCCTATGCCAACATCTCCAAGCTGGACCCTAGTAACGACTGTGGGAAGGCTCCCAATGATTCCTTCAGTTTGCTGAGGGAGCCTTCAGACGATGAGCTACCTTGGCCGGGATTCATATTTGGACAATCTATTGCTTCACTGTGGTACTGGGCCACTGATCAG GTAATTGTACAGAGAGCCCTGGCGGCCAAGAACCTGTCACATGGTCAGGGCGGTACCCTGATGGCTGGTGTCCTGAAGATATCGCCAATGTTCCTCATCGTCATGCCTGGCATGATCAGTCGTGTTCTTTATCCAG ACGTCGTAGCTTGTGTTGATCCCGACGTTTGCCTGGCTGCATGCAACAATGCAGCAGGATGCTCCAATTTGGCGTATCCCTTATTGGTCATGAAGATCCTGCCCATAG GTGTGAAGGGACTAATGCTAGCCGTGATGCTCTCAGCTCTAATGAGTTCATTAACCTCCATCTTTAATAGCGGAAGTACCATCTTCACAATGGATGTCTGGAGGAATCTCAGAAAGTTCCCCAGCGATGCGGAAATGAAGAGTCTAGATTTGAAGACACGGCGGAAGAAAGAGCTTGAACTTATGATTGTTGGAAG AGTGTTCGTCTTGGTGCTGGTGTGTGTCAGTGTTCTTTGGGTTCCGGTCGTTCAGCAGTCCCAGGGAGGGCAACTCTTCCAGTATATTCAAGAAATCTCGGCCTATCTATCCCCTCCGATTGCGTCTGTCTTTGTGTTGGGGATTGCTTGGGAACGCATAAATGAACAG GGTGCTTTCTCTGGCTTAATGTGCGGACTCGCCGTTGGCATTACGCGTATGATCCTGGATTTCATCTACGAGAAACCAGCGTGTGGCATGATGGATGAGCGCCCCCTTGTGGTCCAGAAACTCCAGTTTCACTACATGTACTTCGCCCTGCTCTTATTCGGCATCACATGCATCGTCGCGATTTGCATCAGCTATGCTACGCGGAAAGTACCGAAAGAATAT CTTTATCGTCTGACCTACAACACCCGCTTCAACACCAAAGAACGCCTGGACATCAACAACTTGCACAAGCGTAGAAAAACACCCCTTGACAGGAATGGTACAGACAACCTCAGCATGGAGGTGATAGAGGTTAAGAAAGGCAGTGAGGGCTCTTCCATTGACGATGAGGGGTATGATGCGAATCCACAGAATGGGAAGGATGTTGAGAAATACCTAGAGGCAGGGAATGATGATATGACAGCTCCTGTTGATGTTAGAATCAGCAGATCAA GTTCCGACACCGAAGCATCTACCAGTCACTCCCTCTGCTGGAAGTTCTACAACTGGTTCTGCGGCTTCTCAACCAACAGCCCCGAGGAGAAGATGACCGCGGCCAGACGGAGGCTCGTGGAGCGTAAGCTGATGTCCAAGCTCCACCAGACCAAACGAGACAAGGTCATCTTGAATACCTTCTTGGTGGTCATACTCTCTGTTGCCGTCTTTCTGTACAGCTTCTGGGCATAA
- the LOC117303122 gene encoding TBC1 domain family member 15-like isoform X1 — protein sequence MMASGDVETQVLYEQSGVFIHTTQDEAGDVLFGGKIQVIRKSDGAYIEWNPIREIENHSPEKTETDWTVVNAVSYQRENSKVTENVTVAQPSRRSRYAMSFPLVDTKTIRRSKRGLGWSYLMFVLKDGVSLPPLHFHEGGSTALVKELKKHVIISTNLTDSCQLIVLPHNTDALTQSFTELKIMGETSATKFFKDPYTATMGGFSKVTNFLRDTLTTPTASRPFDEYAELMADLPSILSVNSEAEQSYEMVVPESRLGPRPEVERRDPLTKAEWESHLDKEGRVIEVPELLKKIFQGGMDPSIRRDVWKFILKYYPWNSTRTERIALRKRKEDEYFCMKAQWKTITPEQEKRFSTIRERKNIIGMSIKDKDVIRTDRTHAYYEGEHNPHLEILNDVLMTYCQYNFDLGYVQGMSDLLSPILMIMEKEVDAFWCFAGFLDELGLVMNFDMEQEGMRNQLMQLNSMMQIVDPKLYSYLQSKECSNLYFCFRWLLIWFKREFTMDNICRVWEVMWTGLPCKNFHFLMCLAILDGERDLLERENYDFNDILKHVNELSFHIDIEVILRRAEGIYLQLLEYPDLPQALRDVIGLTLEENGTAEDGSHASESSIEVLADPSE from the exons ATGATGGCATCAGGAGATGTAGAG ACGCAGGTGTTATACGAACAGAGTGGTGTGTTCATACACACAACTCAAGATGAAGCTGGTGATGTTCTGTTCGGAGGAAAGATCCAGGTGATCAGAAAG AGTGATGGAGCGTACATTGAGTGGAACCCGATCAGGGAGATCGAGAATCATAGCCCAGAGAAAACTGAGACTGACTGGACCGTTGTAAACGCAGTCAGTTACCAGAGAGAAAACAGCAAAGTAACAG AGAATGTGACTGTTGCACAGCCAAGTCGACGAAGCCGTTATGCAATGAGCTTTCCCTTAGTGGACACTAAGACCATCCGTCGTTCCAAGCGTGGTCTGGGCTGGTCGTACCTCATGTTCGTGCTCAAGGACGGGGTGTCGTTACCCCCGCTGCATTTCCACGAGGGGGGCAGCACGGCGCTGGTTAAAGAACTGAAGAAGCACGTTATTATTTCCAC AAATCTTACAGATTCTTGCCAGTTGATTGTGCTACCACACAACACAGACGCTCTGACGCAGTCTTTTACTGAGCTAAAGATCATGGGCGAGACTTCCGCAACC AAGTTCTTCAAGGACCCGTATACCGCAACAATGGGTGGGTTCTCCAAAGTGACCAACTTCTTGCGTGATACTTTGACGACGCCCACAGCCAGCCGACCCTTCGATGAGTATGCCGAGCTGATGGCCGATCTGCCCAGTATATTATCCGTCAACTCAGAGGCCGAAcagagctatgaaatggttGTCCCAGAG AGCAGACTGGGTCCAAGACCGGAGGTTGAACGGAGGGACCCCCTGACGAAGGCGGAGTGGGAGAGCCATTTGGACAAAGAGGGACGGGTTATTGAAGTCCCTGAATTGCTTAAGAAGATTTTCCAAGGG GGTATGGACCCGTCGATAAGGAGGGACGTCTGGAAGTTTATCTTGAAATACTATCCCTGGAATTCCACAAGGACAGAAAGGATAGCactaagaaaaagaaaaga GGATGAATATTTCTGCATGAAGGCCCAGTGGAAGACGATCACCCCGGAGCAAGAGAAAAGATTTTCCACAATCCGTGAGAGGAAGAACATCATAGGTATGTCAATCAAAG ACAAGGATGTAATACGAACGGACAGGACGCACGCATACTATGAAGGGGAGCATAATCCACACCTTGAAATACTCAATGATGTTCTCATGACATACTGTCAATATAACTTTGACCTTG GTTATGTCCAGGGGATGAGCGATCTGTTGTCACCCATTCTGATGATCATGGAGAAGGAGGTTGATGCCTTCTGGTGCTTTGCAGGATTTCTTGATGAACTGGGTCTG GTCATGAACTTTGACATGGAGCAGGAAGGCATGAGGAACCAGCTGATGCAACTCAACAGCATGATGCAGATTGTGGACCCTAAACTCTACAGCTATCTTC aaTCCAAAGAATGCAGTAATCTTTACTTCTGTTTCCGATGGCTCCTCATCTGGTTCAAGAGAGAGTTTACAATGGATAATATCTGCCGAGTCTGGGAG GTTATGTGGACTGGCCTCCCGTGTAAGAATTTCCATTTCTTGATGTGTCTGGCCATTTTGGACGGAGAGCGAGACCTTCTTGAGAGGGAGAACTACGACTTCAATGACATCTTAAAG CATGTCAATGAGCTGTCATTCCACATTGACATTGAGGTGATACTCCGAAGGGCCGAGGGAATCTACCTACAGCTCCTGGAGTATCCAGACCTCCCTCAGGCTCTCAGGGATGTTATCGGATTAACTCTAGAGGAGAACGGAACGGCGGAGGATGGTTCCCACGCATCAGAGAGCAGCATCGAGGTACTGGCCGACCCGTCAGAATGA